From Danio rerio strain Tuebingen ecotype United States chromosome 7, GRCz12tu, whole genome shotgun sequence, the proteins below share one genomic window:
- the LOC141375374 gene encoding G-protein coupled receptor 4-like, translating into MSINVTDMVQLEHSMTNSQQMTYAETPAEMTTPGQLNHLNWLIEGLNWTSVKHAFCASRSEMMLIWIIFFIDVLVLSLAICGLCYMLRSNHALPVFVINLFACDIIQICFKPFLHICSMNAFIFFIFYIYIMSIVVNIGFMVCISMERYVMIKYPVWYRLHHTSRNSLLICLFVWASAVGFMIINVTVAFKWNLEHSFILAVFLFLLPYPVVVFSFVGSWRALSPSISVSPDEKKRILRILALVLFSYTVLFMPCIVQNSIFAVSFELGLSGYYQRLHSVAGFLLYLNPLADSLLYVFVCKDANRMLRCSCCKEQSENHV; encoded by the exons ATGTCCATAAATGTAACAGACATGGTACAG CTTGAACATTCTATGACCAATTCGCAGCAAATGACCTATGCTGAAACCCCAGCCGAAATGACAACACCAGGCCAGCTAAATCACTTAAACTGGTTGATAGAAGGATTGAACTGGACATCTGTGAAACATGCATTCTGTGCATCCAGATCTGAAATGATGCTTATCTGGATTATTTTCTTCATCGATGTCCTCGTCCTGAGCCTGGCCATCTGTGGATTGTGCTATATGCTCAGGTCTAACCACGCTCTTCCTGTGTTTGTCATCAACCTGTTCGCTTGCGATATCATACAGATTTGTTTCAAGCCTTTTCTTCATATTTGTTCAATGAATGCTTTCatcttttttatcttttatatttatatcatgagCATAGTGGTTAATATTGGATTCATGGTCTGTATATCTATGGAGAGATACGTCATGATCAAATACCCTGTTTGGTACAGACTCCATCACACCAGCAGGAATTCACTTCTGATATGCTTGTTCGTTTGGGCATCGGCAGTtggatttatgattattaatgtGACGGTTGCGTTTAAGTGGAATCTGGAACATTCGTTCATTttagctgtttttctttttttgttgcctTATCCAGTAGTTGTGTTTTCCTTTGTGGGCTCATGGAGAGCACTCTCACCTTCGATCTCAGTCTCTCCTGATGAAAAGAAGAGGATTTTGAGGATTCTGGCTCTAGTGCTTTTCAGTTACACAGTGCTGTTTATGCCATGCATTGTCCAAAATTCCATTTTCGCAGTTTCCTTTGAGCTTGGATTAAGTGGTTATTATCAACGTTTACATTCAGTGGCAGGgtttttgttgtatttaaatCCACTTGCTGACTCCTTGCTGTATGTCTTCGTATGTAAGGATGCTAATCGCATGCTTAGATGTTCATGTTGTAAGGAGCAAAGCGAAAATCATGTGTAG